Part of the Chelmon rostratus isolate fCheRos1 chromosome 10, fCheRos1.pri, whole genome shotgun sequence genome is shown below.
CACTGTATGAGCAGCAAGTCAGTGTCTGTTACACCGTTATCTATAATCCACAGAAGCAGTGGTTTGCTTGCTATTTGACCACATTCTCCTATTCATCTGTGTATGCTTGCAAAACAGAGGCTGGAACAGGCTGATTGTTGAGAAGCCCTTCGGCCGTGACCTCGAGAGTTCACAGGAGCTGTCAGCCCACCTGTCCTCCCTGTTCACAGAGAACCAGATCTACCGCATAGACCACTACCTGGGCAAAGAGATGGTCCAGAACCTAATGGTTCTGAGGTAACAAGCTCTGTACACATTATTCCAAGCCCTTTACCACAGGTATAAATCGAAACATCACAATAGACAAGATTTTTGGATTTCACAGGTACTCATTATCCTTCATCTCATCCTTCCTGTGCCGCTGGTGTTGAGGGCCTTATTTTAGCAGTGTTTTATTCTCCTACTTCCAGGTTTGGAAATCGCATCTTTGGACCCATATGGAACAGGAACAGTGTGGCCTGTGTGGTCCTCACCTTCAAGGAGCCTTTTGGCGCTCAGGGCCGTGGAGGATACTTTGATGACTTTGGCATCATTCGGTGAGAGACAGTACACTCGgataaaagtgaaaacattgaATACACTGTTATTGCTGCACTGGCGCCTCTGCCTGGCCTGATTACAGTACTTGTTTCTTGATGCAGAGATGTCATGCAGAACCATCTCCTGCAGATGCTCTGTTTGGTCGCCATGGAGAAACCTGCCTCCACCAGCCCAGCTGACGTGAGGGATGAAAAGGTAACAACAATGACCGGATGGTTGGAAATAGGAcgtttctgtgcattttttctGTGTATGTCATTGCAATCCTGTTGAtgtgctgcaggtgaaggtACTGAAGTGTATAGCCCCTGTTGCTATGTCAGATGTGGTCCTCGGTCAGTACGTGGGGGACCCCAAGGGGGAGGGCCACTCCAGGCTGGGTTACCTTGATGACCCCACGGTACCAGAAGGCTCCTGCACACCAACCTTTGCAACCGCAGTCCTCTATGTCCAGAATGAAAGGTGGGATGGTAaggcaaaacattttctcatctttcttttttcctcccttgtGTTATTCTGCCTTTCATGACATCTTCTCCCTTTGCGCCTGTCATCACGGCAACCACCAGGCGTTCCTTTTATTCTCCGCTGTGGGAAAGCTCTGAACGAGCAGAAGGCAGAAGTGCGTCTGCAGTTCACCGACGTGCCAGGAGACATATTTGATAACCGCTGTCAGAGGAATGAGCTGGTGGTGCGGGTGCAGCCAAACGAGGCCATTTACCTGAAGATGATGACCAAGAGGCCTGGGGTTTACTTCAGCCCAGAGGAGACTGAGCTGGACCTTACCTACAGGAGCAGATACAAGGTGCTGCGCATCCATCCGTCATTCAAGTCCAAGCGTCAGTCTTAGATTATTGTTTCTACTGTGAACATGATGAGCTACCTTGCTTaaagttaaaagaaaaggtTCTGAAGACCTTTACTTGTTTCCAGACTTTCCAGACACTTATAAGTCTGTTCATTTTGAGGTGATATTTGATGTCTCATCTTGCTGCATCTTCTTCTAGAATGTGAAGCTCCCAGATGCTTATGAGAGGCTGATACTGGATGTCTTCTGTGGGAATCAGATGCATTTTGTCCGCAGGTTGGTTGTCCTATTTACACTCACGGTGTATTTTGtttcaatgttgtgttttctggcctgaactcttcctctttctgtcccaGCGATGAGTTGCGGGAGGCCTGGAGGATcttcacccccctcctccaccagatAGAAGCAGAGAAGATACACCCCATCTCTTACACATATGGAAGGTAACATCATCTGtttaatgtgacattaaaacagGGAGCACgtttcccttttcccttttcatttctctccctcctctctttgcttCGTTGTGCCCATAGTCGCGGCCCGAATGAGGCAGATGATCTGGTGAAGAGGGTGGGATTCCGCTATGAAGGAACATACAAGTGGGTGCAGCCCCACACCACATGATGCCTtctgtcacgcacacacacgcatcacGTAACTCATGAACACGCACACTGCTGTCGGCAAGTTTACAGACAATAAAGTTTACTGCAATCACTCACTGTTGTACCGTCTgattttgtctgcatgtgaaATAAACATACCACTGCTTTTTGTCCCTAATCATACAAGAATGAATGTACTAGCCTGATTTAAGGGTTCACCtgtaaatttcaaaataaatcgTCATTCACTCTTGCACCtgcccttttttctttttttttaaaaaaaaatagcatcGGCCACACCTGTAACCTTACATGAGACTTGTAGAGCCAGAAAATCTCTACTTACACGAATGCAAAGAATAAAAACCTGCTCGCTGCTGCAAGCAGGCCTGTGTTGACAGTCATCACTAAACCACGATGATACTGAACGT
Proteins encoded:
- the LOC121612505 gene encoding glucose-6-phosphate 1-dehydrogenase-like, which codes for MGQKMSTEPLTRSEVFGQLRRELYGEEQSPHSNTHIFIILGASGDLAKKKIYPTLWWLFRDGLLPDDTYFVGFARSNLTMEDIKTACLPQMKVTDEESECLSAFFSKNSYLRGRYDDDSSFAQLNAHLSSLPGGADANRLFYLALPPTVYHHVSTNIRAHCMSSKGWNRLIVEKPFGRDLESSQELSAHLSSLFTENQIYRIDHYLGKEMVQNLMVLRFGNRIFGPIWNRNSVACVVLTFKEPFGAQGRGGYFDDFGIIRDVMQNHLLQMLCLVAMEKPASTSPADVRDEKVKVLKCIAPVAMSDVVLGQYVGDPKGEGHSRLGYLDDPTVPEGSCTPTFATAVLYVQNERWDGVPFILRCGKALNEQKAEVRLQFTDVPGDIFDNRCQRNELVVRVQPNEAIYLKMMTKRPGVYFSPEETELDLTYRSRYKNVKLPDAYERLILDVFCGNQMHFVRSDELREAWRIFTPLLHQIEAEKIHPISYTYGSRGPNEADDLVKRVGFRYEGTYKWVQPHTT